The following coding sequences are from one Saprospiraceae bacterium window:
- a CDS encoding T9SS type A sorting domain-containing protein: protein MIKYILVLLWIFIDSFCIYSQNKWESINLPAASRINNVATSKDHKLYISMPYSGIQVSEDFGMTWKYINGGLESAVSKDALLVSDGFDRLFLANGSELYVLNKGITDWEKLNYSYEKITNIVVDSFGVIFCFTSSNLYYTIDQGMTFTNFIKPSPTILRFPKSICRINSRYYLLAFGNTNYNLYELDLNGIASDSQLTVPVNFQNIIPTSEGKIILTTTDNLYNNFLYDPSNNKLDTLVAGHIGQNSIRGKITSDLHGNLINYGMPHYLSEDGGANWTQIPGRKNIGGHILTLPVAFYKRQMLFFYTHRIGADLIYYYSDPLDTICDLRSNLKNLSTPFILHHEKGQLVVGTEPYPSFFTSDFRITHNGGLDWLKLDYTFDSSAIKSLHKNQRGDLYAFTNKGIYKSNDFFKSHIKLKEVVTRFMFIGKNNEFYFLDSDPYGLLEYDENLEISVYVPVVPCGFDGVLHNMLFHPNGWNYVLWSQSCYATQKERYGTYGSPYSKYWMKHPFKMNSYGDIYYLDEALFKLSPELEVIDSVGEFHQDAILCGFDKQDNIYLFDPVKGLFKCINNDCIAFDMNGLPFPHIKIHQITSDSTGSLFASTINGGLYKYVMTNAADQSFNLRHVIEIVPNPSLDLIHIDFRGELNDKSELKFFNSFGILTKMETLHNHQQTITIYDLEPGMYVIHLEGQMVAKFMKL from the coding sequence ATGATTAAATACATACTAGTGTTATTATGGATTTTTATTGATTCGTTTTGCATCTACTCTCAGAATAAATGGGAATCTATCAATCTTCCTGCTGCTTCTCGAATCAACAATGTTGCCACCTCAAAAGACCACAAACTGTATATCAGCATGCCTTATTCCGGAATACAAGTGTCGGAAGATTTTGGAATGACTTGGAAATACATCAATGGGGGATTGGAAAGCGCTGTTTCGAAAGACGCTCTTTTGGTCAGTGATGGATTTGACCGTTTATTTTTAGCTAATGGATCTGAATTATATGTTTTGAATAAAGGGATAACAGATTGGGAAAAATTGAATTATTCTTATGAGAAAATAACAAATATCGTTGTTGATAGTTTCGGTGTTATATTTTGTTTTACCTCAAGCAATCTTTATTATACAATTGACCAAGGGATGACTTTTACTAATTTTATTAAACCTTCGCCTACAATATTGAGATTTCCAAAATCAATATGTAGAATTAATTCCAGATATTATCTGCTTGCGTTTGGAAATACCAACTATAATTTATACGAATTGGACCTAAATGGAATAGCATCTGACAGCCAGTTAACAGTACCGGTAAACTTTCAGAACATAATACCGACTTCGGAGGGAAAAATAATTTTAACGACTACGGACAATTTATACAATAATTTTTTATACGATCCCAGCAATAATAAGCTAGACACTTTAGTAGCAGGTCATATTGGCCAGAATAGCATCAGAGGTAAAATTACCAGTGATCTTCATGGCAATTTAATCAACTATGGTATGCCGCATTATCTATCTGAAGACGGGGGAGCAAATTGGACCCAGATTCCCGGAAGGAAAAATATTGGCGGCCATATTTTGACGCTACCTGTAGCTTTCTACAAGCGGCAAATGTTGTTTTTTTATACACATAGAATTGGTGCGGATTTAATTTATTACTATTCCGATCCGTTGGATACCATTTGTGATTTAAGGAGCAATTTAAAAAATTTAAGTACACCTTTCATTTTGCATCATGAAAAGGGTCAATTGGTCGTAGGTACAGAACCATATCCTTCTTTTTTTACATCTGATTTTCGCATAACTCATAATGGAGGATTGGATTGGTTGAAGCTGGATTATACTTTTGATAGCTCTGCAATAAAGTCGCTCCATAAAAATCAGAGAGGTGACCTATATGCATTTACAAACAAAGGGATCTATAAGTCTAATGATTTCTTTAAATCTCACATAAAATTGAAAGAGGTGGTCACGAGATTCATGTTTATAGGAAAAAACAATGAATTTTATTTTTTGGATAGCGACCCTTATGGCCTTTTAGAATACGATGAAAACCTGGAAATATCTGTTTATGTACCTGTTGTTCCGTGCGGTTTTGATGGAGTATTGCATAACATGCTTTTTCACCCCAATGGATGGAATTATGTTCTTTGGTCTCAAAGTTGTTATGCTACTCAAAAGGAACGGTATGGGACTTATGGAAGCCCTTACTCAAAATATTGGATGAAACATCCTTTTAAAATGAATTCGTATGGAGATATTTATTACCTCGATGAAGCATTGTTTAAATTAAGTCCGGAATTAGAAGTGATTGATAGCGTAGGCGAATTTCATCAAGATGCGATACTTTGCGGTTTTGATAAACAAGACAATATATACTTATTTGACCCTGTTAAAGGACTGTTCAAATGTATAAATAATGATTGTATTGCCTTTGACATGAATGGGTTGCCTTTCCCGCACATCAAAATTCATCAAATAACTTCTGACAGCACCGGTAGCCTGTTTGCAAGTACTATTAATGGAGGCCTTTATAAGTACGTGATGACTAATGCTGCAGATCAATCATTCAATTTACGCCATGTGATTGAGATCGTTCCAAATCCAAGTTTGGATCTCATTCATATTGATTTTAGAGGAGAATTAAATGATAAATCCGAGCTGAAATTTTTTAATTCTTTTGGAATATTAACAAAGATGGAAACGCTACATAATCACCAACAGACGATAACTATTTATGATTTGGAACCTGGAATGTATGTGATTCATTTGGAGGGACAAATGGTTGCAAAGTTTATGAAGTTGTAA